A stretch of the bacterium genome encodes the following:
- the tpiA gene encoding triose-phosphate isomerase encodes MARKPLIVANWKMNKTISESVDFVEEFLPLVSGVEDVDVAIAPPATALAALGKALSRSWVALAAQNMHWEGSGAFTGEISPVMLRDIGCRMVIVGHSERRQFFGEGDGEVARKIAAAMREGITPILCVGETLGEREYGKTFDVVERQLLGALDGTVVEGGADLVVAYEPVWAIGTGKTATQGEAQEVHGFIRGLMAGLVGKEVSDQIRVLYGGSVKPDNTSSLITMEDIDGALVGGAGLDPESFAGIVKAAKARE; translated from the coding sequence ATGGCGAGAAAACCGCTCATCGTAGCAAACTGGAAGATGAACAAGACGATCTCCGAATCTGTGGACTTCGTCGAGGAGTTTCTGCCCCTCGTGTCCGGTGTTGAAGATGTGGACGTAGCCATCGCTCCACCCGCCACGGCCCTGGCCGCTTTAGGAAAGGCCCTGAGCAGGAGTTGGGTGGCCCTGGCAGCCCAGAACATGCATTGGGAAGGTTCAGGGGCGTTTACCGGTGAGATCAGCCCCGTCATGCTTCGGGACATCGGCTGCCGGATGGTCATCGTCGGCCATTCGGAACGGCGTCAGTTCTTCGGAGAGGGGGACGGCGAAGTGGCCCGCAAGATCGCGGCTGCCATGAGAGAGGGAATAACCCCGATCCTCTGTGTAGGGGAGACCCTCGGGGAGCGGGAGTACGGCAAGACCTTCGATGTGGTGGAAAGGCAGCTTCTCGGTGCTCTGGACGGGACCGTGGTCGAGGGCGGGGCAGATCTGGTGGTCGCCTATGAGCCGGTTTGGGCCATCGGCACCGGCAAGACGGCAACCCAGGGAGAGGCCCAGGAGGTCCACGGTTTCATCAGGGGGCTTATGGCCGGTCTTGTGGGAAAAGAGGTGTCGGACCAGATCCGTGTCCTTTACGGCGGCTCGGTCAAACCCGACAATACCTCATCCCTGATCACCATGGAGGATATCGATGGCGCCCTTGTCGGCGGCGCCGGCCTGGATCCTGAGAGCTTCGCCGGGATCGTAAAGGCGGCGAAGGCGAGAGAATAA
- the secG gene encoding preprotein translocase subunit SecG → MILFLKILHIAVAVFLILVVLLQTGKGAEMGAAFGGSSQTLFGGAGPAGFMAKLTTTAAICFMLTSLGLAYMSSTSSRNMGIEVPTTQAPVTLPGETGAGQVPEEAVPESSAPTSATPETAGTEGQ, encoded by the coding sequence ATGATACTTTTCCTGAAGATCCTTCACATAGCCGTGGCAGTTTTCCTTATCCTGGTCGTGTTGCTCCAGACGGGCAAGGGAGCCGAGATGGGTGCCGCTTTCGGCGGGTCGAGCCAGACCCTTTTCGGCGGCGCCGGGCCTGCCGGATTCATGGCCAAGTTAACCACGACAGCTGCCATCTGTTTCATGCTCACGTCCCTTGGACTGGCATACATGTCGTCCACCAGCAGCCGAAACATGGGAATCGAGGTACCGACCACCCAGGCCCCTGTAACGTTACCCGGTGAGACCGGTGCGGGCCAGGTCCCTGAAGAGGCCGTCCCCGAGAGTTCGGCCCCGACATCAGCGACACCGGAAACGGCCGGCACCGAAGGCCAGTAA
- a CDS encoding LysM peptidoglycan-binding domain-containing protein, which translates to MKRTGTYRAVAVYALFVLMSLSIIPAAVNASGKVHIVQKGDTLWDLSSFYLYDPFVWPQVWNANRDIENPHLIYPGQEIVIPEKVVRTAVPPVEARPVLPPPEPVMAQPEPAPLPEPASLPEPEPVPEPEPPAEVIKQEMILALSTYGFIIDDEEIGIGTITSAEENRMLVSPGMKVYVETDKGTSLQTDARYSVVRVYNEVRHPATGKRVGYLARVLGDMTVVDAREKLATAIVGDVYRDIKFGDQVMEHIDYLTWLPREGSSGAVGALTGMILANPDGKTIMGESDIVFIDLGSDDGLRTGDRLNLVVQKEIPGAVQPPEEVLGEIQVIVPRARTSVARITRSEKDIGVGATARSSAP; encoded by the coding sequence ATGAAGCGAACCGGCACCTATCGGGCCGTGGCTGTTTACGCTCTGTTCGTCCTGATGTCCCTTTCCATCATTCCGGCTGCGGTCAACGCTTCCGGCAAGGTCCACATCGTCCAGAAGGGCGACACGCTGTGGGACCTCTCTTCTTTTTATCTTTACGATCCTTTCGTATGGCCCCAGGTCTGGAACGCTAACCGGGATATCGAAAATCCCCACCTCATCTACCCGGGTCAGGAGATAGTTATCCCCGAGAAGGTGGTGCGCACTGCTGTGCCTCCTGTCGAGGCCAGGCCTGTCCTGCCGCCGCCTGAGCCCGTGATGGCCCAACCTGAACCTGCCCCGCTACCCGAACCTGCCTCGCTGCCCGAACCGGAGCCGGTACCTGAACCGGAACCTCCCGCCGAGGTAATCAAGCAGGAGATGATCCTGGCTCTAAGTACCTACGGTTTTATTATCGATGACGAGGAGATCGGGATCGGAACGATCACCTCCGCCGAAGAAAACCGTATGCTGGTCAGTCCCGGCATGAAAGTCTATGTTGAAACGGACAAGGGGACCAGCCTTCAGACCGACGCCCGTTATTCCGTGGTGCGGGTCTACAACGAGGTCAGACATCCCGCAACTGGCAAGAGAGTCGGATACCTGGCCAGGGTCCTGGGTGACATGACGGTGGTGGATGCCCGCGAGAAACTTGCCACCGCCATCGTTGGAGATGTCTACAGGGATATCAAATTCGGTGACCAGGTCATGGAGCACATCGACTACCTGACCTGGCTGCCCCGGGAAGGCTCCTCAGGAGCTGTCGGTGCGCTCACCGGCATGATCCTCGCCAACCCCGACGGCAAAACCATTATGGGAGAGAGTGACATCGTGTTCATCGACCTGGGATCAGACGACGGACTCAGGACCGGTGACAGGCTGAACCTGGTTGTCCAGAAAGAGATTCCGGGCGCCGTACAACCCCCGGAGGAGGTCCTCGGAGAGATCCAGGTGATCGTCCCGAGAGCCCGGACGTCGGTAGCCCGGATCACGCGCAGTGAAAAAGATATCGGGGTTGGAGCCACGGCCCGGAGCTCGGCGCCCTGA